GGCCGTCCTGGTCGACGCCACCGTGGTCCGGATGGTCCTGGTGCCCGCCACCATGACCCTGCTCGGCCGGCACAACTGGTGGCTGCCCGGCTGGCTGGACCGCCTGCTGCCGCAGCTGCGGATCGAGCACGGCGCCGCCCCCGCCGCCCCGGCCCCCGCCGAGCAGCCGGTCACCGTCTGACCCGCCCGCGCCGTTCCCGCCCCCCGGGCCCCGCCGTGCTTACGGTGGGGCCCGGGGGCGCACGGGTGGAGCGGCTGTGCGAGTCGGCCGGGGGCGGGGAGCTGGTGCTGCTGACGGCGGTGAAGGAGCCGGAGCGCAGCCACGCGGAGGTGCTGCTGGAGGTGGTGCGGGAGCGCCTCGGGGGGGAGATGATGATCATGACGGCGTGTTAAATCGGACATACGTCAATAATTCGGCTCTAATACGCTCATGAGCCTCCTGCGTGAGAACGCCGTTCTCGCCCTCTTCTTCTGCCTGGGCCTGGGCTACCTGGTCGGAAAACTACGCGTCGGACCGATCCAACTGGGCGGCATCTGCGGCGTCCTGATCGTGTCGATGCTGGTCGGCGCCCAGCACGTCTCGGTGAACGCGGACGTCAAGAACGTGGCGTTCGCCCTGTTCATCTTCTCGCTCGGCTACATCGCGGGCCCGCAGTTCTTCGCCAACATGAACGCCAAGGGCCTGCGCTTCGGCGTGCTCTCCGTCATGGAGGCGGTCGTCGTCGTCCTGATGGCGCTCGGCATCGCCAAGGCCTTCGACCTGGACGTCGGCACCGCCGCGGGCATCCTGGCCGGCGCCGCCACCGAGTCCGCCGCCGTCGGCACCGCGCAGGACGCGATCGCCAAACTCCCCGGCATCACCGCCGACCAGACCACCCAGCTGCAGGCGCACGTCGCCACCGCCTACTCGGTCTGCTACCTGTTCGGCCTGATCAGCATCGTCCTGCTGACCAGCCAGCTGTTCCCGATGCTGATGCGGATCAACCTGGCCGACGCCTCCCGCAAGGTCTGGGAGAAGATGCGCGGCGAGGGCGGCGAACTGGAGCCCGGCGAAGCCCCCTCGCTGCCCGCCCTGGTCGGCCGCACCTACCTGGTCTCGCAGGGCGAGGGCACCCGGGTCAGCCAGATCCAGGAGCGCTCCGGCCAGCTCGTCACCGTCGAGGCGCTCAGCCGCGGCGGCAAGAAGATCGGCGTCGACGACGACCCGGTGCTGCGCCGCGGCGACCAGGTGCTGGTGGTCGGCCGGCGCGCCGCCGTGCTGGACGCCGGACACGAACTCGGCCCCGAGACCAGCGGCGTCCCCGGCCTGGACAGCCCGATGGCGGTCCGCGAGATCGTGGTCACCAACAAGGCCGTCGCCGGACACACCCTCAACGCCATCCGCGACGAGGACCACGAGGCCACCGGCGGCGTGTTCCTCACCGACATCCAGCGCGTCGACCACCACCTGCCCGCCGTCGGCGAGACCGAGGTGCACCGCGGCGACACCCTCACCGTGGTCGGCGCCCGCTCCCGGGTCGAGCGGTTCGCCGCCAAGGTCGGCGCCACCGTCCGCTCGGACACCGTCGACTACATCTACATCTCGCTCGGCATCTGCC
The window above is part of the Kitasatospora sp. NA04385 genome. Proteins encoded here:
- the aspT gene encoding aspartate-alanine antiporter; translation: MSLLRENAVLALFFCLGLGYLVGKLRVGPIQLGGICGVLIVSMLVGAQHVSVNADVKNVAFALFIFSLGYIAGPQFFANMNAKGLRFGVLSVMEAVVVVLMALGIAKAFDLDVGTAAGILAGAATESAAVGTAQDAIAKLPGITADQTTQLQAHVATAYSVCYLFGLISIVLLTSQLFPMLMRINLADASRKVWEKMRGEGGELEPGEAPSLPALVGRTYLVSQGEGTRVSQIQERSGQLVTVEALSRGGKKIGVDDDPVLRRGDQVLVVGRRAAVLDAGHELGPETSGVPGLDSPMAVREIVVTNKAVAGHTLNAIRDEDHEATGGVFLTDIQRVDHHLPAVGETEVHRGDTLTVVGARSRVERFAAKVGATVRSDTVDYIYISLGICLGVLLGKVNVHFGEINLTLGTGGGCLIAGLVFGWFRSLRPTFGAYPPVAAQTMKDLGLAMFIAVTGMAAGPDAGPLLKQYPVLLPVSGILMVVIPAFLGLFIGRRFLKIEPPILVGAIAGQQCSTPAITAVGNVAQSSVPMLGYTITYTISNFLLPLTGPLLVGLVGLNGG